From Actinopolymorpha cephalotaxi, one genomic window encodes:
- a CDS encoding DUF2231 domain-containing protein: protein MPTFLNGLPVHVLIVHATVVAVPLAALVAVIVALVPRLRRRYGWVAVAVAAVATVLVPMTTSAGEGLEARMEHSAAIEKHAELADAMIWLVLPLLVALAALVALDTYRLRNARAEGPGTMTAERRAVGAPAWTRFVSIALIVVTCGFAVASTVQIVRVGDAGSRAAWGDEQYTAPHGGGDGD, encoded by the coding sequence GTGCCCACCTTCCTGAACGGACTCCCCGTCCACGTCCTGATCGTCCACGCCACCGTGGTGGCGGTGCCGCTCGCGGCGCTGGTCGCGGTGATCGTCGCGCTCGTCCCACGCCTGCGCCGGCGGTACGGCTGGGTCGCGGTCGCCGTGGCCGCGGTCGCCACCGTCCTCGTACCGATGACCACGTCGGCGGGCGAGGGCCTGGAGGCGCGGATGGAGCACAGCGCCGCGATCGAGAAGCACGCCGAACTCGCCGACGCGATGATCTGGCTGGTTCTCCCGCTGCTCGTCGCGCTCGCCGCGCTGGTGGCTCTGGACACCTACCGGCTGCGCAACGCCCGCGCGGAGGGTCCGGGCACGATGACCGCCGAACGCCGCGCGGTCGGCGCGCCGGCGTGGACCCGGTTCGTGAGCATCGCGCTGATCGTGGTCACCTGCGGGTTCGCGGTGGCGTCGACGGTGCAGATCGTCCGGGTCGGCGACGCGGGTTCGCGGGCCGCCTGGGGCGACGAGCAGTACACCGCCCCCCACGGTGGTGGCGACGGCGACTGA
- a CDS encoding Type 1 glutamine amidotransferase-like domain-containing protein has translation MTGRVFLAGGGGAEASKPLDEQFAHAIGAGPLAFWPVGAEPERFAGAEEWLRDVYEPFGVRDISTWTGDTPPAFAGVRGIYIGGGNTYRLLALAQRFGLLDRLREYVAAGGLVFGHSAGAALLGADISTVAHLDRNDDKVVDTSGADLAAGHAVFVHHADGDLPREAVWTATYRRPVLALTAHANAIVTGNAVTALGPEPVLLVSPTGRRKLAPGSTSYAGSPA, from the coding sequence GTGACCGGGCGGGTGTTCCTCGCGGGGGGTGGCGGAGCCGAAGCCTCCAAGCCGCTGGACGAGCAGTTCGCGCACGCGATCGGCGCGGGCCCGCTGGCGTTCTGGCCGGTCGGGGCGGAGCCGGAACGGTTCGCCGGTGCCGAGGAGTGGCTGCGTGACGTCTACGAGCCGTTCGGCGTACGCGACATCTCGACCTGGACCGGTGACACCCCGCCGGCGTTCGCCGGCGTACGCGGCATCTACATCGGCGGCGGCAACACCTACCGCCTGCTCGCACTCGCGCAACGCTTCGGCCTGCTGGACCGGTTGCGGGAGTACGTCGCGGCCGGCGGGCTGGTCTTCGGGCACAGCGCGGGTGCGGCGCTGCTCGGCGCCGACATCAGCACGGTCGCGCACCTGGACCGCAACGACGACAAAGTGGTGGACACCTCCGGGGCCGATCTGGCCGCCGGACACGCGGTGTTCGTGCACCACGCCGACGGCGACCTGCCGCGCGAGGCGGTGTGGACCGCCACCTACCGCAGGCCGGTCCTCGCGCTGACCGCGCACGCCAACGCGATCGTGACCGGGAACGCCGTCACCGCGTTGGGGCCGGAGCCGGTTCTGCTGGTGTCACCGACGGGGCGCCGCAAACTCGCTCCCGGAAGCACCAGTTACGCCGGCAGCCCGGCGTGA
- a CDS encoding ribose-phosphate diphosphokinase — protein sequence MPQIGVFSGSAHPRLAEEICAELGVELSEAHIQRFSNDCLQVQLRANCRQRDIYLVQPLVPPVQENLMELLLMLDAARGASAAQITAVIPHYAYARSDKKDQPRISIGGRLVADLLATAGASRVLTMALHAPQVHGFFNIPVDHLNAINELATHFAGRDLSNTVVVSPDLGNAKSATQFARLLNLPVAAGSKQRLSDERVVIDAIVGDVQGKNVIVLDDEIATAGSIVELLDRLREQHVGRIALACTHGLFTGKAVQRLAVQDDVDEIVTTNTVPLAPDNNLPHLAVRSIAPLFAEAIRRIHLGESVSSLFDSRALEV from the coding sequence ATGCCTCAGATCGGCGTCTTCAGCGGAAGCGCGCACCCCAGACTTGCCGAGGAGATCTGCGCCGAACTCGGCGTCGAGCTGTCCGAGGCCCACATCCAGCGGTTCAGCAACGACTGCCTGCAGGTCCAGTTGCGGGCCAACTGCCGGCAACGCGACATCTACCTCGTGCAGCCTCTGGTTCCTCCGGTGCAGGAGAACCTCATGGAGCTGCTGCTCATGCTGGACGCGGCGCGTGGCGCGTCCGCCGCGCAGATCACCGCGGTGATCCCGCACTACGCCTACGCGCGTTCGGACAAGAAGGACCAGCCCCGCATCTCCATCGGCGGCCGGCTGGTGGCCGACCTGCTGGCCACCGCGGGCGCCAGCCGGGTGCTGACGATGGCGCTGCACGCGCCGCAGGTGCACGGCTTCTTCAACATCCCGGTCGACCACCTCAACGCCATCAACGAGCTCGCCACGCACTTCGCCGGGCGCGACCTGAGCAACACCGTCGTGGTGTCGCCCGACCTCGGCAACGCCAAGTCCGCCACGCAGTTCGCGCGGCTGCTCAACCTTCCGGTCGCCGCGGGCAGCAAGCAGCGGCTCAGCGACGAGCGCGTGGTGATCGACGCGATCGTCGGCGACGTCCAGGGCAAGAACGTCATCGTGCTGGACGACGAGATCGCCACCGCCGGGTCCATCGTCGAACTCCTCGACCGGCTGCGCGAGCAGCACGTGGGCCGCATCGCGCTCGCCTGTACGCACGGGCTGTTCACCGGCAAGGCCGTGCAACGGCTCGCGGTGCAGGACGACGTCGACGAGATCGTCACCACCAACACCGTCCCGCTCGCGCCGGACAACAACCTCCCTCACCTGGCCGTACGCTCGATCGCGCCGTTGTTCGCCGAGGCCATCCGCCGGATCCACCTCGGCGAGTCGGTGAGTAGTCTCTTCGACAGTCGCGCACTGGAGGTGTAG
- a CDS encoding RidA family protein produces the protein MPIQDRLTGAAGLAPGNGYAHAVTASGPLAFVSGQVGADAEGRAAGEPGDLEAQTRQAMRNLELVLGELGAGWSDVVRFTWYVVDVERIQVIRDVRDEFVRPALGDLANPASTLVQVAGLFRPEFLMEVEAVVALPG, from the coding sequence GTGCCCATCCAGGACCGCCTCACCGGCGCCGCCGGACTCGCCCCCGGCAACGGCTACGCCCACGCGGTGACCGCGTCGGGACCGTTGGCGTTCGTCTCCGGCCAGGTGGGCGCCGACGCCGAGGGCCGGGCCGCGGGCGAGCCCGGCGACCTCGAGGCGCAGACCCGCCAGGCGATGCGCAACCTCGAGCTCGTGCTGGGCGAGCTGGGCGCCGGATGGAGCGACGTCGTACGTTTCACCTGGTACGTCGTGGACGTCGAGCGGATCCAGGTGATCCGGGACGTGCGCGACGAGTTCGTCCGGCCCGCGCTCGGCGACCTTGCCAACCCGGCGAGCACTCTGGTCCAGGTGGCCGGGCTGTTCCGGCCGGAGTTCCTGATGGAGGTCGAGGCCGTGGTGGCGCTGCCCGGCTGA
- a CDS encoding nuclear transport factor 2 family protein, with amino-acid sequence MSVAETTTTRDVIQELLRRIGEGDPERIAELYTERIDWSVGWPEAEHGRATPWIRHRSTRADAAAHFRELAEHHVPEQAGTEIERILVDGDDAVVLGEIRQTAGSTGRAYRARFALHLTVEDGLVTRHHVYEDSLAVAQAFDSEPAK; translated from the coding sequence GTGTCCGTAGCCGAAACCACCACCACCCGCGACGTGATCCAGGAGCTGCTGCGCCGCATCGGCGAGGGTGATCCCGAACGCATCGCCGAGCTGTACACCGAGCGGATCGACTGGTCGGTGGGCTGGCCGGAGGCCGAGCACGGCAGGGCCACCCCGTGGATCCGTCATCGTTCCACCCGGGCCGATGCCGCCGCCCACTTCCGTGAGCTCGCCGAGCACCACGTGCCCGAGCAGGCCGGTACCGAGATCGAGCGCATCCTCGTCGACGGCGACGACGCGGTGGTTCTCGGCGAGATCCGCCAGACCGCCGGCTCCACCGGGCGGGCCTACCGCGCCCGGTTCGCCCTGCACCTCACGGTCGAGGACGGCCTCGTCACCCGGCACCACGTCTACGAGGACAGCCTCGCCGTCGCCCAGGCATTCGACTCCGAGCCGGCCAAGTAG
- a CDS encoding acyl-CoA dehydrogenase, producing MSHYRSNLRDLEFTLFDVLGRGEALGSGPYAEIDVDTAHSILGEVDRLAREEVAASFVDGDRNPPVYDRDARTVRVGESLKDSFRAWMDAEWWRLEIPPEIGGQPCPPSLRWAVSELVLGANPALFMYCSGPRFAGVISRNGTPAQQRLAQLMIERRWAATMVLTEPDAGSDVGAGRTRATQQPDGTWHLEGVKRFITSGEHDLTENIVHFVLARPVGVEGAGGPGTKGLSLFLVPKFHVDLETGELGGRNGVHATNVEHKMGLKVSTTCELTFGEGEPAVGYLLGDVHDGIRQMFLVIEYARMLVGTKAIATLSTGYLNALEYAKERVQGADLTRMTDKTAPRVTITHHPDVRRSLLTQKAYAEGMRALLLYTASVQDVVEAGEFAERRGDEERAAAGLNDLLLPVVKGYGSERAWTLLGSESLQTFGGSGFLQDYPVEQYVRDAKIDTLYEGTTAIQGQDLFFRKIVRDQGQAWGRLAGEIQAFVKSGAGNGALDTERGLLGKALEDVQGILTTMVGHLHASQPQAPGGDPANLYKIGQNTTRLLLSVGDLVCAWLLLRKAEVALTRLNGEHAGKHGGELRPEDRAFYEGKVAAARWFCAQVLPKLTAERAIAESTDNDLMELSESAF from the coding sequence ATGAGCCACTACAGGAGCAACCTCCGCGACCTCGAGTTCACGCTCTTCGACGTGCTCGGCCGCGGCGAGGCGCTCGGCTCCGGCCCGTACGCCGAGATCGACGTCGACACCGCGCACAGCATCCTCGGCGAGGTCGACCGGCTGGCCCGCGAGGAGGTGGCCGCCTCGTTCGTCGACGGTGACCGCAACCCGCCGGTCTACGACCGCGACGCCCGCACCGTGCGGGTGGGCGAGTCGCTCAAGGACAGCTTCCGCGCCTGGATGGACGCGGAGTGGTGGCGGCTGGAGATTCCCCCGGAGATCGGCGGCCAGCCCTGCCCGCCGTCCCTGCGCTGGGCGGTGTCGGAACTCGTCCTCGGCGCCAACCCCGCGCTGTTCATGTACTGCAGTGGCCCCCGCTTCGCCGGCGTCATCTCCCGCAACGGCACCCCGGCCCAGCAGCGGCTCGCGCAGCTGATGATCGAACGCCGATGGGCCGCCACCATGGTGCTCACCGAGCCGGACGCGGGTTCCGACGTCGGCGCCGGCCGCACCCGCGCGACCCAGCAGCCCGACGGGACCTGGCACCTGGAGGGCGTGAAGCGCTTCATCACCAGCGGCGAACATGACCTGACCGAGAACATCGTCCACTTCGTGCTCGCCCGCCCGGTGGGCGTCGAGGGCGCCGGCGGCCCGGGCACCAAGGGCCTGTCGCTGTTCCTCGTACCCAAGTTCCACGTCGACCTGGAGACCGGCGAGCTCGGCGGGCGCAACGGCGTACACGCCACCAACGTCGAGCACAAGATGGGCCTGAAGGTGTCCACCACCTGCGAGCTCACCTTCGGCGAGGGCGAGCCGGCGGTCGGCTATCTCCTCGGCGACGTGCACGACGGCATCCGGCAGATGTTCCTGGTGATCGAGTACGCCCGGATGCTGGTCGGCACCAAGGCGATCGCCACCCTGTCGACGGGCTACCTGAACGCGCTGGAGTACGCCAAGGAGCGCGTCCAGGGCGCCGACCTCACCCGGATGACGGACAAGACCGCGCCCCGGGTGACCATCACCCACCACCCCGACGTACGCCGCTCGCTGCTCACCCAGAAGGCGTACGCCGAGGGGATGCGCGCGCTGCTGCTCTACACCGCCTCCGTGCAGGACGTCGTCGAGGCGGGCGAGTTCGCCGAGCGGCGCGGTGACGAGGAGCGGGCCGCGGCCGGGCTGAACGACCTGTTGCTGCCAGTGGTCAAGGGCTACGGCTCCGAACGCGCGTGGACGCTGCTCGGCTCGGAGTCGCTGCAGACGTTCGGCGGGTCGGGCTTCCTGCAGGACTACCCGGTCGAGCAGTACGTCCGCGATGCCAAGATCGACACGTTGTACGAGGGCACGACCGCGATCCAGGGCCAGGACCTGTTCTTCCGCAAGATCGTCCGCGACCAGGGCCAGGCGTGGGGCCGGCTCGCCGGGGAGATCCAGGCGTTCGTGAAGTCCGGCGCGGGCAACGGCGCACTCGACACCGAACGCGGCCTGCTCGGCAAGGCACTCGAGGACGTGCAGGGCATCCTCACCACGATGGTGGGCCACCTGCACGCCTCCCAGCCGCAGGCGCCCGGCGGCGACCCGGCCAACCTCTACAAGATCGGCCAGAACACCACCCGGCTGCTGCTGTCCGTCGGTGACCTGGTGTGCGCCTGGCTGCTGCTGCGCAAGGCCGAGGTCGCCCTCACCCGGTTGAACGGCGAACACGCCGGCAAGCACGGCGGCGAGCTGCGTCCGGAGGACCGGGCGTTCTACGAGGGCAAGGTCGCGGCCGCACGATGGTTCTGCGCGCAGGTGCTGCCAAAACTCACCGCCGAGCGGGCGATCGCCGAGTCCACAGACAACGATCTGATGGAGCTGTCCGAATCAGCCTTCTAG
- a CDS encoding LLM class F420-dependent oxidoreductase — MTVTRFGLQIPRFTYPGVPDSELFERVADIATTAEESGGFDSVWVMDHFYQLPGLGAEDEPMFEAYSLLSALAARTSRVRLGTMVTGVTYRNPALLAKTVTTLDVISSGRAILGVGAAWNESEHHDYGFDFPPTGERMDRLEEALRICRAMFTEYAPSFSGKHYQIHEAFNVPRPVTPGGPPVMIGGGGEKRTLRLVAEYGDASNIFGDLATVRHKLDVLARHCADVGRDPAEITKTKLCTMVIAPTSQEADKRVEAIRAATGFGEEQVRAMLVAGSPDQVLEQVQAHVDAGLDGLLFNMMDAHEVENVRLAGETLARFSF, encoded by the coding sequence GTGACTGTCACGCGTTTCGGTTTGCAGATCCCACGTTTCACCTACCCCGGCGTGCCCGACTCGGAGTTGTTCGAACGGGTCGCCGACATCGCCACCACCGCGGAGGAGTCCGGCGGCTTCGACTCGGTGTGGGTGATGGACCACTTCTACCAACTGCCCGGACTCGGCGCCGAGGACGAGCCGATGTTCGAGGCGTACAGCCTGCTGTCGGCACTCGCCGCGCGGACCTCCCGGGTGAGGCTCGGCACCATGGTCACCGGCGTGACCTACCGCAACCCCGCCCTGCTCGCCAAGACCGTCACCACGCTGGACGTCATCTCCTCCGGCCGGGCGATCCTCGGTGTCGGCGCTGCGTGGAACGAGAGCGAGCACCACGACTACGGATTCGACTTCCCGCCCACCGGTGAGCGGATGGACCGGCTGGAGGAGGCGCTGCGGATCTGCCGGGCGATGTTCACCGAGTACGCGCCGAGCTTCTCCGGGAAGCACTACCAGATCCACGAGGCGTTCAACGTTCCCCGGCCGGTGACGCCGGGCGGGCCGCCGGTGATGATCGGCGGCGGTGGGGAGAAGCGCACGCTGCGCCTGGTCGCGGAGTACGGCGACGCGTCGAACATCTTCGGGGACCTGGCCACCGTCCGGCACAAGCTCGACGTGCTGGCCCGGCACTGCGCCGACGTCGGCCGCGATCCGGCGGAGATCACCAAGACCAAGCTGTGCACGATGGTGATCGCGCCGACCTCGCAGGAGGCGGACAAGAGAGTCGAGGCGATTCGCGCCGCCACCGGCTTCGGTGAGGAGCAGGTGCGGGCGATGCTCGTCGCCGGTAGTCCCGACCAGGTGCTGGAGCAGGTGCAAGCGCACGTTGACGCCGGGCTGGACGGGTTGCTGTTCAACATGATGGACGCGCACGAGGTAGAGAACGTCCGCCTCGCCGGAGAAACGTTGGCCCGCTTCAGCTTCTGA
- a CDS encoding NUDIX hydrolase, producing MNETPAAARVRRAVRAVILADDDRVLLCRFSFPHPAVPTGATVVWAAPGGGIEPGELPLEALRRELHEETGLVVDADPPHVWHQEVDAPGTADGYDGLVNDYFLVRTSHFDPRGALSDDDLAAELISGMRWWRHEEIAEYTGTDLFSPRDLATPLAALIVGDIPSAPVMLGL from the coding sequence ATGAACGAGACGCCTGCCGCCGCGAGGGTGAGACGTGCCGTCCGGGCGGTCATCCTGGCCGATGACGACCGGGTCCTGCTGTGCCGCTTCAGCTTCCCGCATCCAGCAGTACCGACGGGCGCGACGGTCGTGTGGGCGGCCCCCGGCGGCGGCATCGAGCCCGGCGAACTGCCGCTGGAGGCACTGCGCCGGGAGTTGCACGAGGAGACGGGGCTTGTCGTCGACGCCGACCCGCCCCACGTCTGGCACCAGGAGGTCGACGCTCCCGGCACCGCGGACGGCTACGACGGGCTGGTCAACGACTACTTCCTCGTCCGCACCTCGCACTTCGATCCCCGCGGCGCGCTGTCCGACGACGACCTCGCCGCCGAGCTCATCAGCGGGATGCGGTGGTGGCGGCACGAAGAAATCGCCGAATACACCGGAACCGACCTGTTCTCACCCCGGGACCTCGCCACGCCGCTGGCGGCGCTGATCGTCGGCGACATCCCGAGTGCGCCGGTGATGCTCGGCCTGTGA
- a CDS encoding family 43 glycosylhydrolase produces MKSFRQFRQVRQVRPARPARARRAPRAALAGVLGGALAAVALAAAPAPADASHSANAQRATYTNEVTRGYSIDFPDPAVMRGKDGQWYAYATGGPYDETGRTGSSYKIATSPDLVHWRKVGDVFPEGRRPTWATATTGFWAPDIRYLNGEYLLYFTVPDTTTSTQGFDPAIGVATAPTPAGPWTPSDQPVVPAKPVGGGYDTVIDPAMFTDSTGTHYLYYGGFGTGIWVVKLAADGLRTVGEPVHVAASRYEGPNVLERDGWYYLFGSSANCCAGPTTGYSVFAGRSRSPLGPFVDKLGKPLLASRAGGTPVIAPNGNKWIGTGHHSAALDVSGQTYMAYHAIDRKDPWLDVSPGFTMRPMNLDRMDWIDGWPIVRAGLGASDTPQPAPVVRGEVDDRFEDPAATGSAFTVAGGTMNVSGPDQASDSGRFARLSGGTTALTRRTISRADVRVEADVRVPGDGAKGAVGVVARATPGGSGVRAVLDAGTRQVRIEARLGGQVRRTAVSLPAGFDTSAWHVLALQVRGTTATADVTDARLEDPWATVRLDLPHGLDRPGRAGLVAESSDGAGATGEADNFAANPLYTPVTRAVPAPEPGRVDPAYSDEFDGSLGDGWTWLRPDPKAQVSGDALRWPTQTGDLVGDGKPGLLLRSAMPDGDYTVQTKLTIDLGEDVQRNFQQGGLIVYAGDDEFLRLDVVAVGPTRIVEFGKETVFQGRRSWGGGLIGAPADTTWLRLVHTRDPRTGEHRYRAASSTDGTHWTWGLTWTLPADADPRVGLASQASTPETTQKYGPATSVFDYFRVSH; encoded by the coding sequence ATGAAGTCGTTCCGGCAATTCCGGCAGGTCCGGCAGGTCCGGCCCGCCCGTCCAGCTCGGGCCCGCCGCGCTCCACGCGCCGCCCTGGCCGGTGTGCTCGGTGGCGCGCTCGCGGCGGTGGCCCTTGCCGCCGCTCCGGCACCTGCGGACGCGAGCCACTCGGCGAACGCGCAGCGGGCGACCTACACCAACGAGGTGACCCGCGGCTACTCGATCGACTTCCCCGATCCGGCGGTGATGCGCGGCAAGGACGGCCAGTGGTACGCATACGCCACCGGCGGCCCGTACGACGAGACCGGCAGGACGGGGTCGTCGTACAAGATCGCCACTTCGCCGGACCTGGTGCACTGGCGCAAGGTGGGCGACGTGTTCCCCGAGGGCCGGCGGCCGACCTGGGCCACGGCGACCACCGGCTTCTGGGCGCCCGACATCCGCTACCTCAACGGGGAGTACCTGCTCTACTTCACCGTCCCCGACACCACCACCAGCACGCAGGGGTTCGACCCCGCGATCGGCGTGGCCACCGCGCCCACCCCGGCCGGGCCGTGGACGCCGTCGGACCAGCCGGTGGTCCCGGCCAAGCCCGTGGGCGGCGGGTACGACACGGTGATCGACCCGGCGATGTTCACCGACAGCACAGGCACGCACTACCTCTACTACGGCGGCTTCGGCACCGGCATCTGGGTGGTGAAGCTGGCCGCGGACGGGCTGCGCACGGTGGGCGAGCCGGTGCACGTCGCGGCGTCGCGCTACGAGGGACCGAACGTGCTCGAACGCGACGGGTGGTACTACCTGTTCGGCTCCTCGGCGAACTGTTGCGCCGGCCCCACCACCGGCTACTCGGTGTTCGCCGGCCGCTCCCGCAGCCCGCTCGGCCCGTTCGTGGACAAGCTGGGCAAGCCGCTGCTGGCCAGCCGGGCCGGCGGCACTCCGGTCATCGCGCCGAACGGCAACAAGTGGATCGGCACCGGTCACCACTCCGCCGCGCTGGACGTGAGCGGGCAGACGTACATGGCCTACCACGCGATCGACCGGAAGGACCCGTGGCTGGACGTCTCGCCCGGTTTCACCATGCGGCCGATGAACCTGGACCGGATGGACTGGATCGACGGCTGGCCGATCGTCCGCGCCGGGCTGGGCGCGTCCGACACTCCGCAGCCCGCGCCGGTGGTGCGCGGTGAGGTGGACGACCGGTTCGAGGACCCGGCGGCGACCGGCTCGGCGTTCACCGTGGCCGGCGGCACGATGAACGTCTCCGGTCCCGACCAGGCCTCCGACTCCGGCCGGTTCGCGCGGCTGTCCGGCGGCACCACCGCGCTGACCCGGCGGACGATCTCCCGTGCCGACGTACGTGTCGAGGCCGACGTGCGGGTGCCGGGCGACGGCGCGAAGGGCGCGGTCGGCGTGGTCGCGCGGGCCACACCCGGCGGGTCCGGGGTACGTGCGGTGCTGGACGCGGGCACCCGGCAGGTACGGATCGAGGCGAGGCTCGGCGGCCAGGTGCGGCGTACGGCGGTGTCCCTGCCGGCCGGGTTCGACACCTCCGCGTGGCACGTTCTCGCCCTGCAGGTCCGAGGGACCACCGCGACCGCCGACGTCACCGACGCCCGGCTCGAGGACCCGTGGGCGACCGTACGACTGGACCTCCCGCACGGCCTGGACCGGCCCGGTCGCGCCGGGCTGGTGGCCGAGAGCTCGGATGGCGCAGGTGCCACCGGCGAGGCGGACAACTTCGCCGCGAACCCCCTCTACACGCCGGTGACCCGCGCGGTGCCGGCGCCGGAGCCGGGACGGGTCGACCCGGCGTACTCCGACGAGTTCGACGGCTCGCTCGGCGACGGCTGGACCTGGCTGCGGCCGGACCCGAAGGCGCAGGTGAGCGGCGACGCGCTGCGCTGGCCGACGCAGACCGGTGACCTGGTCGGCGACGGCAAGCCCGGCCTGTTGCTGCGGTCGGCCATGCCTGACGGCGACTACACCGTGCAGACGAAGCTGACCATCGACCTGGGCGAGGACGTCCAGCGCAACTTCCAGCAGGGCGGCCTGATCGTGTACGCCGGGGACGACGAGTTCCTGCGGCTGGACGTGGTGGCCGTCGGCCCGACCCGGATCGTGGAGTTCGGCAAGGAGACCGTCTTCCAGGGCCGCCGGTCCTGGGGCGGCGGGCTGATCGGGGCGCCGGCCGACACGACGTGGCTGCGGCTGGTGCACACCCGCGACCCGCGTACCGGCGAACACCGCTACCGCGCGGCGTCCAGCACCGACGGCACCCACTGGACGTGGGGACTGACGTGGACGCTGCCGGCGGACGCCGACCCGCGGGTCGGCCTGGCCTCGCAGGCGTCGACACCGGAGACGACCCAGAAGTACGGACCGGCCACCTCGGTGTTCGACTACTTCCGGGTGTCCCACTGA
- a CDS encoding NADP-dependent succinic semialdehyde dehydrogenase codes for MPIATVNPATGETLEEFTAQSPDEVDRRLAGAEEAFLALRRTTYETRAEWMRATADVLEHETDRVAATMTTEMGKTLVAAKAEVAKCVHGMRYYADNAERLLADEPYAHPDKVGATSAYVTYQPLGPILAVMPWNFPLWQVIRFAAPALMVGNSGLLKHASNVPRTALYLDTLFTRGGFPEGSFATLLIGSSDVEQVLTDPRIKAATLTGSEPAGRSVAAVAGRHVKKTVLELGGSDPFVVMPSADLDQAAKVAVTARCQNNGQSCIAAKRFIVHEDCYDEFAERFVAAMAALKVGDPMDEDTDVGPLATESGRDDVEQLVADAVGKGAKVLCGGDTPDLPGWWYPPTVLAGITPSMRMYAEEVFGPVAGLYRVGSLAEAIELANVTSFGLGANAWTRDGDEQAAFVRDLEAGMVTINGMVTSYPELPFGGVKNSGYGRELGAPGPKEFCNAKTVWVG; via the coding sequence ATGCCGATCGCCACCGTCAATCCCGCCACCGGCGAGACCCTGGAGGAGTTCACCGCCCAGTCACCGGACGAGGTGGACCGCCGGCTCGCGGGCGCCGAGGAGGCGTTCCTGGCGCTGCGGCGGACGACGTACGAGACCCGCGCGGAGTGGATGCGGGCGACCGCCGACGTCCTGGAGCACGAGACCGACCGGGTCGCCGCCACGATGACCACCGAGATGGGCAAGACACTCGTCGCGGCGAAGGCCGAGGTGGCCAAGTGCGTGCACGGCATGCGCTACTACGCCGACAACGCCGAGCGACTGCTGGCCGACGAGCCGTACGCCCACCCGGACAAGGTCGGCGCCACCAGCGCGTACGTCACCTACCAGCCGCTGGGGCCGATCCTCGCCGTGATGCCGTGGAACTTCCCGCTCTGGCAGGTGATCCGGTTCGCCGCGCCGGCGCTGATGGTGGGCAACTCCGGGCTGCTCAAGCACGCGTCGAACGTCCCGCGCACCGCGTTGTACCTCGACACGCTGTTCACCCGCGGCGGTTTCCCCGAGGGCAGCTTCGCCACCCTGCTGATCGGCTCCTCCGACGTCGAGCAGGTGCTGACCGACCCGCGGATCAAGGCGGCGACGCTCACCGGCAGCGAGCCGGCCGGGCGCTCGGTCGCGGCGGTCGCCGGCCGGCACGTCAAGAAGACCGTGCTGGAGCTCGGCGGCTCCGACCCGTTCGTGGTGATGCCCTCGGCCGACCTCGACCAGGCGGCGAAGGTCGCCGTCACCGCGCGCTGCCAGAACAACGGCCAGAGCTGCATCGCGGCGAAGCGGTTCATCGTGCACGAGGACTGCTACGACGAGTTCGCCGAGCGCTTCGTCGCCGCGATGGCCGCGCTGAAGGTCGGCGACCCGATGGACGAGGACACCGACGTGGGCCCGCTGGCCACCGAGTCCGGCCGCGACGACGTCGAGCAACTGGTCGCGGACGCGGTGGGCAAGGGCGCGAAGGTGCTCTGCGGCGGCGACACCCCCGACCTCCCCGGCTGGTGGTACCCGCCGACGGTGCTCGCCGGCATCACCCCGTCGATGCGGATGTACGCCGAGGAGGTGTTCGGCCCGGTCGCCGGGCTCTACCGCGTCGGCTCGCTGGCCGAGGCGATCGAGCTGGCCAACGTCACGTCGTTCGGTCTCGGCGCGAACGCCTGGACCCGCGACGGCGACGAGCAGGCGGCGTTCGTGCGCGACCTGGAGGCCGGGATGGTGACGATCAACGGCATGGTCACCTCCTACCCCGAGCTGCCGTTCGGCGGGGTGAAGAACTCCGGCTACGGCCGGGAGCTGGGCGCCCCGGGACCGAAGGAGTTCTGCAACGCCAAGACCGTCTGGGTGGGTTAG